In the Aneurinibacillus soli genome, one interval contains:
- a CDS encoding ATP-binding protein produces MKMAGQAIAEVVTQSIEKQRATSAFDSRECTVCGRIIKALELIHPILKTPTGRFVLPVCECEIERDIYQPVRKAQGLIDAKEALRMFDIDNAGKRFKRCTFAEYEARDGNERMYSFCRKFALKFSPANKIGLLLWGEPGNGKTHLAASVAHELKEKGFTAVFQSVPDLLDQIRGSYNRESKISSLSIMDALLTCDLLILDDMGAERMNDWVEEAMYKIIDGRYNREKPMLITTNLNPNPQKQDEDLLGRIGKRMYDRITEVTIAIENKALSYRQEAAEKRLQKLIERGEDF; encoded by the coding sequence ATGAAAATGGCAGGGCAGGCAATCGCAGAAGTGGTGACGCAAAGTATCGAGAAGCAGCGGGCAACATCAGCCTTTGATAGCCGAGAATGTACGGTATGTGGGCGAATCATTAAGGCGTTAGAGTTAATTCACCCCATCCTGAAAACACCAACAGGTCGCTTTGTTCTTCCTGTTTGTGAATGCGAAATCGAACGGGATATTTACCAACCCGTACGAAAAGCGCAAGGGTTGATCGACGCAAAAGAGGCGTTGCGCATGTTTGACATCGACAACGCAGGAAAGAGATTCAAACGCTGTACATTTGCCGAATACGAAGCGCGTGATGGAAACGAAAGAATGTATTCGTTTTGTCGGAAGTTTGCGCTTAAGTTCAGTCCGGCTAACAAGATCGGGTTGTTGCTCTGGGGCGAACCGGGAAACGGGAAAACACATTTGGCAGCTTCCGTTGCACACGAACTGAAAGAAAAAGGATTTACGGCGGTATTCCAAAGTGTGCCGGATCTACTGGATCAAATACGTGGCAGCTACAATCGAGAATCGAAAATCTCGTCTTTGAGCATCATGGATGCCCTGCTAACATGCGATTTGCTCATCCTGGATGATATGGGAGCAGAGCGAATGAATGATTGGGTGGAGGAAGCCATGTACAAAATCATTGATGGTCGATACAACCGAGAGAAACCCATGCTCATCACTACGAACTTGAATCCTAATCCTCAAAAACAGGACGAAGATCTTCTTGGACGCATTGGAAAACGAATGTATGACCGGATTACGGAAGTGACAATCGCTATTGAGAACAAAGCACTGAGTTACCGACAGGAAGCTGCTGAGAAGCGACTTCAAAAGCTGATCGAACGAGGCGAAGACTTTTAA
- a CDS encoding phage replisome organizer N-terminal domain-containing protein: MADIKWIKITTSMFDDEKIDFIESLPEADTVLICWIKLLTLAGKANTGGHIMLTEAIPYTPDMLAHKFKRPLNTVKMALETFVRLGMISMEDGSPIYINNWEKHQNIDAMTKIKEQTRQRVARHREKQKLLPDGNGACNVTVTDDVTGSNATDIDKELDKDKDIKPNNNRHKRIYDDDSLYMKMAVYLRDRILAWKENARIPDDLNTWADEFRKLSELDKRSKEDIHRVITFATSNPFWQPNILSAKKLREKFDTLDAQESKSGGINHENGRAGNRRSGDAKYREAAGNISL; the protein is encoded by the coding sequence ATGGCAGATATCAAATGGATCAAGATCACCACATCCATGTTTGACGACGAAAAGATAGATTTCATAGAGAGTCTTCCAGAAGCAGATACCGTTCTGATCTGCTGGATTAAGCTGCTTACACTAGCAGGTAAGGCGAACACGGGTGGTCACATTATGCTGACAGAGGCTATACCGTACACGCCGGATATGCTAGCTCACAAGTTTAAACGACCTCTTAATACGGTGAAGATGGCGCTTGAAACATTCGTTAGACTCGGCATGATCTCGATGGAAGATGGTAGCCCAATCTACATTAACAACTGGGAAAAACATCAGAATATCGATGCTATGACAAAGATTAAAGAGCAGACCAGACAACGTGTGGCCCGGCATCGAGAGAAGCAAAAACTACTACCGGATGGTAACGGTGCATGTAACGTTACAGTAACAGATGATGTAACGGGAAGTAACGCAACAGATATAGATAAAGAATTAGATAAAGATAAAGATATAAAACCTAATAATAATCGTCACAAACGGATTTACGACGACGATTCCTTGTACATGAAAATGGCTGTTTATCTACGAGATCGAATTCTTGCATGGAAAGAGAATGCGAGAATCCCAGATGATCTAAATACCTGGGCAGATGAGTTCCGAAAGCTAAGCGAACTGGATAAGCGAAGCAAAGAAGATATTCACCGTGTGATTACCTTCGCTACTTCAAATCCATTCTGGCAACCAAACATCTTGTCAGCTAAAAAACTACGTGAAAAATTCGACACGCTTGATGCTCAAGAAAGTAAGTCAGGAGGCATTAATCATGAAAATGGCAGGGCAGGCAATCGCAGAAGTGGTGACGCAAAGTATCGAGAAGCAGCGGGCAACATCAGCCTTTGA
- a CDS encoding ArpU family phage packaging/lysis transcriptional regulator, protein MAAEQLGKCVQDEVIELLNEYRVLKVQQKNKTEREVAGVIDLFPTLSQDEESEKRSELKFRQIERALQEGLDTIERKIIEEKYLSSVETNDIDIFIGLGIKRWKYYKKKNAAITNIAKALGII, encoded by the coding sequence ATGGCGGCAGAGCAACTCGGAAAATGTGTACAAGATGAGGTTATCGAGTTACTTAATGAGTATCGGGTACTGAAGGTACAGCAGAAGAATAAAACGGAGCGGGAGGTGGCTGGCGTCATCGATCTGTTCCCGACATTAAGCCAGGATGAAGAAAGCGAGAAGCGGAGTGAGTTAAAGTTCCGGCAGATCGAGCGCGCACTACAGGAAGGTCTGGACACCATAGAGCGAAAGATCATTGAAGAGAAGTATCTCAGTTCGGTAGAGACGAATGACATCGATATTTTCATAGGATTAGGGATTAAGCGGTGGAAGTACTACAAAAAGAAAAACGCTGCTATTACAAACATTGCAAAAGCGCTCGGGATTATCTGA
- a CDS encoding DUF5677 domain-containing protein — protein sequence MRNEVTAQDIIRKNQNYHGNMQLTRSINKECIKLQKKIIKDKYSLKEDVILRFFVNLYKGYRSFQTLLFEEKTYIDSTVIARRIIELFIRFEYIAKYDLYKEYDKYKHVEAASMFRAMLEAYSVEIASESDWWSNRREIVKRNKEVKNELSREKYRQYGFNEKGEFPKIDEMAHRTNLTFLYKISYGLWSNSVHGSSLIESVLKDSNNGQVLYCFEKDSDAIGDQMYLRVLQTVNYCVCSFLKRMINLLDLDESSFKEFMRIHYWFFYYDSYTGRLSTNHDFANSMIRVFSEEEIEDIKFDDINDKKYFNTQKEDFNKKKNNQYYSLEDLIKSKEDELESLSNRY from the coding sequence ATGAGAAACGAAGTGACAGCGCAAGATATAATAAGAAAGAATCAAAACTATCACGGTAATATGCAATTAACAAGAAGTATAAATAAAGAGTGCATTAAGCTACAAAAGAAAATTATAAAGGATAAATACTCTTTAAAAGAGGATGTTATTTTAAGATTTTTTGTTAATTTATATAAAGGATATAGATCATTTCAGACGTTGCTTTTCGAAGAAAAAACATATATAGACTCAACAGTAATAGCAAGAAGAATAATCGAGCTTTTCATACGGTTTGAATACATCGCAAAATATGATCTTTACAAGGAGTATGATAAATATAAGCACGTAGAAGCAGCCTCTATGTTTAGAGCTATGCTCGAGGCATATTCAGTTGAAATTGCTTCGGAAAGTGATTGGTGGAGTAACAGACGTGAAATTGTTAAGCGAAATAAAGAAGTAAAGAATGAATTATCACGTGAGAAATATCGACAGTATGGTTTTAATGAAAAAGGTGAGTTTCCAAAAATTGATGAAATGGCACACAGAACAAATCTAACTTTCTTATATAAAATAAGTTATGGATTATGGTCTAATTCAGTTCATGGAAGTTCACTGATAGAATCAGTATTAAAAGATTCTAATAATGGTCAAGTTCTTTATTGCTTTGAAAAAGATAGTGATGCAATAGGAGATCAAATGTACTTGCGAGTATTACAAACAGTAAATTATTGTGTTTGCTCGTTCCTAAAAAGGATGATTAATTTGTTGGATTTAGACGAATCATCATTCAAAGAATTTATGAGGATACATTACTGGTTTTTCTATTATGATTCTTACACAGGGAGATTAAGTACAAATCATGATTTTGCAAATAGCATGATTCGGGTATTCTCAGAAGAAGAGATAGAGGACATTAAATTCGATGACATTAACGATAAAAAGTACTTTAACACACAAAAGGAGGATTTTAATAAGAAAAAAAACAATCAATATTATTCACTGGAAGATTTGATTAAAAGTAAAGAAGATGAATTAGAATCATTATCGAATAGGTATTAG
- a CDS encoding stage V sporulation protein S, whose protein sequence is MKVIKVTATASVNNTARAIAQALREHGEADVQAVGATAVNQMVKSIASSRHILARTGFDLTGAPDFFQLNEKMSAVKMIVKRVSK, encoded by the coding sequence ATGAAAGTAATCAAAGTTACAGCTACTGCCAGCGTTAACAATACAGCAAGAGCAATTGCACAAGCATTACGGGAACACGGAGAAGCGGATGTACAAGCTGTAGGTGCAACAGCTGTAAACCAAATGGTGAAGTCGATTGCTTCTAGCAGACACATTCTTGCTCGCACTGGCTTCGATCTGACTGGAGCACCGGACTTCTTCCAGTTGAATGAGAAAATGTCAGCTGTAAAAATGATTGTGAAGCGGGTTAGTAAATAA
- a CDS encoding sigma-70 family RNA polymerase sigma factor: MSATEQLVARMDNPHLAQFGTRDQFIEKSLPLAEKIGRKYLAAAKTKGMDLDDIVSFAYEGLIKAYDRFDSNKTETQNFEAYAYRCISGAIKTGMTQTNVDFRYRWETKQAVIRIYKQDLQDCSVDEVVEKIGLKQTYVEEALSIIKSGKVLSMDAPVKQGQVEDGYILSDTVGREGDYSTVAVEEFMDLLDETEKSIANSLMYGLKERVIAKRMGMKHKEVQERITTIQRKFERYTRGEKGRETDVAQERAHVSVVPPLRKDQHTLTLNDLTVDDYQNLVENGYKDHDIARKYGTPFSKLYAWKREQGVVLPLSEEQYGRYRQQGMTNKEIAAKHGISVATLYDMRQKWGNGYIQQDSCIQPQILNGERKVSDEWFNAVREEKQASELEQLRRKLLEMEEELAGLKKQLAEEKERCQGIRSELDVALRKNQVFAAALKEAL; the protein is encoded by the coding sequence ATGAGTGCAACTGAACAGTTAGTAGCCCGAATGGACAATCCACACCTTGCCCAATTCGGGACACGGGATCAATTCATCGAAAAGTCGTTACCACTAGCCGAGAAGATCGGTCGCAAGTATTTGGCAGCAGCTAAAACCAAAGGAATGGACTTGGACGACATTGTAAGCTTTGCTTACGAAGGTCTGATCAAGGCATATGATCGCTTCGATTCAAACAAAACAGAGACTCAGAATTTTGAAGCCTACGCATATCGGTGTATCTCGGGTGCGATCAAGACTGGCATGACACAAACAAACGTTGATTTTAGATACCGGTGGGAAACCAAGCAGGCTGTGATTCGCATATACAAACAGGACTTACAAGATTGTTCTGTAGATGAGGTTGTAGAGAAAATCGGACTAAAGCAGACATACGTAGAAGAAGCGCTATCGATCATAAAGTCAGGTAAGGTTCTCTCCATGGATGCTCCAGTCAAACAGGGACAAGTAGAAGACGGATATATCCTTTCGGATACGGTTGGACGTGAGGGGGATTATAGCACCGTAGCGGTAGAAGAATTCATGGACTTACTGGATGAAACGGAAAAGAGCATTGCAAATAGCTTGATGTACGGATTGAAGGAGCGGGTAATCGCGAAAAGAATGGGGATGAAACACAAAGAAGTACAAGAGAGGATTACCACGATTCAAAGGAAATTCGAGCGCTATACACGTGGTGAGAAAGGGAGGGAGACAGACGTGGCGCAAGAACGTGCTCATGTGTCAGTAGTGCCTCCACTACGTAAGGACCAACATACTCTCACACTCAATGATCTTACCGTGGATGACTATCAAAACTTGGTAGAGAATGGGTATAAGGACCACGATATCGCAAGGAAGTATGGCACGCCATTTTCAAAACTGTATGCCTGGAAAAGAGAACAGGGAGTAGTGCTGCCACTATCGGAAGAGCAATATGGCCGTTATCGCCAACAAGGAATGACAAACAAAGAAATAGCAGCCAAGCATGGCATATCGGTCGCTACTCTCTATGATATGCGACAAAAGTGGGGAAATGGCTATATCCAACAAGATAGCTGTATCCAACCACAAATTTTGAATGGTGAAAGAAAAGTTTCTGACGAATGGTTCAACGCAGTAAGGGAAGAAAAGCAGGCGTCAGAGCTTGAACAACTCAGGAGAAAGCTTTTAGAAATGGAAGAGGAGTTGGCTGGATTGAAAAAGCAGCTAGCAGAAGAGAAGGAGCGGTGCCAAGGGATACGTAGTGAGCTGGATGTGGCCCTGCGTAAGAATCAGGTATTTGCAGCTGCACTGAAAGAAGCTTTGTAA